The following proteins are co-located in the Micromonospora viridifaciens genome:
- a CDS encoding zinc metalloprotease, which yields MGLRPNLLTRRTAGVASTTLALLLSTAAVGVVPAASAFSAAPAGGCVEPADSHAHARVKAGAHVKHDPNELTAAQVREREADLTAALAERARFRVGAQASAPLAAVTIPVVVHVIQRDSTRAGGNIPDSMITQQISVLNQAYSGGTGGAPTAFSFQLQKINRVTNPSWHPIVSGSSAERSMKTTLREGGKNTLNMYLGELSDNLLGWATFPKKTLDKMDGVVVLNESLPGGTATNYNQGDTGTHEIGHWLNLYHTFQGGCSGQGDQVSDTPAEASPAYQCPTGRDTCTAPGLDPIHNFMDYTYDSCMSEFTPGQASRMLTAWNAYRAA from the coding sequence ATGGGACTTCGTCCCAACCTGCTGACCCGGCGTACCGCCGGCGTCGCGTCGACGACCCTCGCGCTGCTGCTCAGCACGGCCGCGGTGGGCGTCGTCCCGGCCGCTTCGGCCTTCTCCGCCGCCCCGGCGGGAGGCTGCGTCGAGCCGGCCGACAGCCACGCGCACGCCCGGGTGAAGGCCGGCGCGCACGTCAAGCACGACCCGAACGAACTGACCGCCGCGCAGGTACGCGAGCGCGAGGCGGACCTGACGGCCGCGCTGGCCGAGCGGGCCCGGTTCCGCGTCGGTGCCCAGGCCAGCGCGCCGCTGGCCGCCGTCACCATCCCGGTCGTCGTGCACGTCATCCAGCGGGACAGCACCCGGGCCGGCGGCAACATCCCGGACTCGATGATCACCCAGCAGATCAGCGTGCTGAACCAGGCCTACAGCGGGGGCACCGGCGGCGCCCCGACCGCCTTCAGCTTCCAACTCCAGAAGATCAACCGGGTCACCAACCCGTCCTGGCACCCGATCGTCTCGGGCTCCTCCGCTGAGCGGTCGATGAAGACCACGCTGCGCGAGGGCGGGAAGAACACCCTCAACATGTACCTGGGCGAGCTGAGCGACAACCTGCTCGGCTGGGCGACCTTCCCGAAGAAGACGCTGGACAAGATGGACGGCGTGGTCGTGCTGAACGAGTCGCTGCCGGGCGGCACCGCGACCAACTACAACCAGGGCGACACGGGCACCCACGAGATCGGCCACTGGCTGAACCTCTACCACACCTTCCAGGGCGGCTGCTCTGGCCAGGGTGACCAGGTCAGCGACACCCCGGCGGAGGCGTCGCCGGCGTACCAGTGCCCGACCGGGCGGGACACCTGCACCGCGCCCGGCCTGGACCCGATCCACAACTTCATGGACTACACCTACGACTCGTGCATGAGCGAGTTCACCCCCGGGCAGGCCAGCCGGATGCTGACCGCGTGGAACGCCTACCGCGCGGCGTAG
- a CDS encoding pyridoxamine 5'-phosphate oxidase family protein, with product MASWSEFAADEPRLADEIRLLLQQYGPGFGYLATVRADGGPRVHPVSPVITEEGLYCFVIDSPKRRDLERDGRYALHSFPPEESDDEAYVTGRARPVTDPATVARVAELGRAAPQVDWRLFEFTVDVAMVTRRDQATYLGAGRPQVRVWFDPRATGPTRQAAIAPEGRRGRHGFDTRRPAA from the coding sequence ATGGCTTCCTGGTCCGAATTCGCCGCCGACGAGCCCCGCCTCGCCGACGAGATCCGCCTTCTCCTGCAGCAGTACGGGCCGGGTTTCGGCTACCTCGCCACGGTCCGCGCCGACGGGGGCCCCCGGGTCCACCCGGTCTCCCCGGTCATCACCGAGGAGGGGCTCTACTGCTTCGTCATCGACTCGCCGAAGCGCCGCGACCTCGAGCGCGACGGCCGCTACGCACTGCACTCGTTCCCCCCGGAGGAGAGCGACGACGAGGCGTACGTCACCGGCCGAGCCCGCCCGGTGACCGACCCGGCCACCGTGGCCCGGGTGGCCGAGCTCGGCCGGGCCGCGCCGCAGGTCGACTGGCGGCTGTTCGAGTTCACCGTCGACGTGGCGATGGTGACCCGGCGCGACCAGGCGACCTATCTTGGCGCGGGCCGGCCCCAGGTGCGGGTCTGGTTCGATCCTCGGGCGACGGGGCCGACGCGGCAAGCGGCCATCGCGCCCGAGGGGCGGCGTGGCCGCCATGGCTTCGACACCCGCCGCCCGGCCGCCTGA
- the dcd gene encoding dCTP deaminase yields the protein MLLSDRDLVSEIEAGTLGLEPFEPALVQPSSIDVRLDRLFRVFNNHLYTHIDPALQQDDLTSMVEVPEGEPFVLHPGEFVLASTLEVISLGDQLAGRLEGKSSLGRLGLLTHSTAGFIDPGFTGHVTLELSNVANLPITLWPGMKIGQLCIFRLSSPAEHPYGSAVYGSRYQGQRGPTPSRSWQNWRTWPTR from the coding sequence ATGCTGCTCTCCGACCGCGACCTGGTCTCCGAGATCGAGGCGGGCACGCTCGGGCTGGAGCCCTTCGAGCCCGCGCTGGTGCAGCCGTCCAGCATCGACGTGCGCCTGGATCGGCTCTTCCGGGTCTTCAACAACCACCTCTACACGCACATCGACCCGGCGCTGCAGCAGGACGACCTGACCTCGATGGTGGAGGTGCCCGAGGGTGAGCCGTTCGTCCTGCACCCGGGCGAGTTCGTGCTCGCCTCCACGCTCGAGGTGATCTCGCTGGGCGACCAGCTCGCCGGTCGACTCGAGGGGAAGAGCTCTCTGGGTCGGCTCGGGCTGCTCACCCACTCGACCGCCGGCTTCATCGACCCGGGCTTCACCGGGCACGTCACGCTTGAGCTCTCCAACGTGGCGAACCTGCCGATCACCCTCTGGCCGGGCATGAAGATCGGCCAGCTCTGCATCTTCCGGCTCTCCTCGCCGGCCGAGCACCCGTACGGCTCGGCGGTCTACGGCTCGCGCTACCAGGGGCAGCGCGGCCCGACGCCGAGCCGCTCCTGGCAGAACTGGCGGACCTGGCCGACCCGCTGA
- a CDS encoding C40 family peptidase: MAHHAPRPPSVRSVDRSTAAPRSRWSRCTTALAALVGTTVILTGGATAAHAEPSVTEIERQIDQDWNQLEPIIEQVNATREELAAKRRQAAALAKQIAPLQAQVDQALGQIGGLAADAYKGDDLSTVNALLGSRSPGELVDSLELLDRFAHRRQQQVQAVADLRDQLAAKKKPLDDMIAQLARTEAHLAARKKQIDAEIARLQKLRLKVYGNGGGGPLRPAPCPAGYPGGPAGVAVKFACAQIGKIYVWGAAGPDHYDCSGLTMAAWARAGVSLPHNARQQRGVTRRVSRDQLRPGDLVFYYSDLHHVGMYVGGGWVVHASQSGKPITMKRADDGQINSYGRPG; encoded by the coding sequence GTGGCACACCATGCCCCGCGGCCACCGTCGGTCCGGTCGGTCGACCGGTCGACGGCTGCGCCGCGTTCACGCTGGTCCCGCTGCACCACCGCCCTCGCCGCACTGGTCGGCACCACCGTCATCCTGACCGGTGGCGCCACGGCGGCCCACGCCGAACCGTCGGTCACCGAGATCGAGCGCCAGATCGACCAGGACTGGAACCAGCTCGAACCGATCATCGAACAGGTCAACGCCACCCGCGAGGAGCTCGCCGCCAAGCGCCGGCAGGCCGCCGCGCTGGCCAAGCAGATCGCCCCGTTGCAGGCCCAGGTCGACCAGGCCCTTGGGCAGATCGGTGGGCTCGCCGCCGACGCGTACAAGGGCGACGACCTCTCCACCGTCAACGCGCTGCTGGGCAGCCGGTCGCCCGGCGAGCTGGTCGACAGCCTGGAGCTGCTCGACCGCTTCGCGCACCGCCGCCAGCAGCAGGTGCAGGCCGTGGCCGACCTGCGCGACCAGCTGGCGGCGAAGAAGAAGCCGCTGGACGACATGATCGCCCAGCTGGCCCGGACCGAGGCTCATCTCGCGGCCCGGAAGAAGCAGATCGACGCCGAGATCGCGCGGCTGCAGAAGTTGCGGCTCAAGGTGTACGGCAACGGCGGCGGCGGCCCACTGCGCCCGGCGCCCTGCCCCGCCGGCTACCCGGGTGGTCCCGCCGGCGTCGCGGTCAAGTTCGCCTGCGCCCAGATCGGCAAGATCTACGTCTGGGGCGCCGCCGGTCCGGACCACTACGACTGCTCCGGCCTGACGATGGCGGCCTGGGCCAGGGCCGGCGTCTCGCTGCCGCACAACGCCCGGCAGCAGCGCGGCGTCACCCGGCGGGTGAGCCGCGACCAGCTGCGCCCCGGCGACCTGGTCTTCTACTACAGCGACCTGCACCACGTCGGGATGTACGTCGGCGGCGGCTGGGTGGTGCACGCCTCCCAGTCCGGCAAGCCGATCACGATGAAACGCGCCGACGACGGCCAGATCAACAGCTACGGCCGCCCCGGCTGA
- a CDS encoding N-acetylmuramoyl-L-alanine amidase encodes MHLTALPSRRRMLLAAAVAAATAFAISGPTAAAPLTAGTTDSPDRQQQYAAAAAEYGVPQSVLLGVSYLESRWDTHAGQPSTSGGYGPMHLTDAAQVASTPSSSHVDEDEDPRGDESRPLSLDLTAAAAPSGDTLPQASLQTLDAAADLTGESKETLRTDAAANIRGGAALLASYQKELGGPVGAGSDPAAWYGAVARYSGADTEDAAAAFADEVYDQLGQGASRTTDDGQRVTLAATAVTPDESRLHKLGLRRAERPDGIECPVRLACEWIPAPYAEYIDKDGNLNYGNYDIGNRPAQQKIEYIIIHDTEGYFGPSVRLVQDKTYLGWHYTLRSVDGYVAQHIKAKNVGWQAGNWYVNSKSIGIEHEGFAGHGTWYTEAMYRTSAKLVRHLALRFQIPLDRQHILGHDNVPGILPGNVAGMHWDPGPYWDWSHYFDLMKAPFKGTGTPHTGLVTIDPDYASNQPAFNGCNQQPPYPPGGKPPTAEPCPLRGSSSVILRTGPSPTAPLVNDLGLQPNGKPNTMFIKDHGARASAGQTYALAGVQGDWTAIWYLGQKAWFYNPASAPTAKWANGFVVTPKPGKTSIPVYGRAYPERGAYPATIPYQAITPLQYTFPAGQRYAVGGVLPGEYYRAVSFDGSAPGDRTVVRGENQYVQIQFGHRVMYVNLDDVQIQPGAVGAPQ; translated from the coding sequence ATGCACCTCACAGCCCTGCCATCGCGCAGACGGATGCTGCTGGCCGCCGCCGTCGCGGCGGCCACCGCCTTCGCGATCAGCGGTCCCACCGCGGCGGCGCCCCTCACCGCCGGGACCACCGACAGTCCGGACCGGCAGCAGCAGTACGCCGCCGCGGCGGCGGAGTACGGCGTGCCGCAGAGCGTGCTGCTCGGCGTCTCCTACCTGGAATCCCGCTGGGACACCCACGCGGGGCAGCCCAGCACCAGCGGCGGCTACGGCCCGATGCACCTGACCGACGCCGCGCAGGTCGCCTCGACCCCGTCCAGTTCCCACGTCGACGAGGACGAGGACCCTCGGGGCGATGAATCCCGGCCGCTCTCCCTCGACCTGACCGCCGCCGCCGCGCCGTCCGGGGACACCCTGCCCCAGGCGTCGCTGCAGACCCTCGATGCCGCCGCCGACCTCACCGGCGAGTCGAAGGAGACGCTGCGCACCGACGCGGCCGCCAACATCCGGGGCGGCGCGGCGCTGCTGGCCTCGTACCAGAAGGAACTGGGTGGGCCGGTCGGCGCCGGCAGCGACCCGGCGGCCTGGTACGGCGCGGTGGCCCGGTACTCCGGCGCGGACACCGAGGACGCCGCGGCGGCCTTCGCCGACGAGGTGTACGACCAGCTCGGCCAGGGCGCCAGCCGGACCACCGACGACGGCCAGCGGGTGACCCTCGCCGCCACCGCGGTGACGCCGGACGAGTCCCGGCTGCACAAGCTCGGCCTGCGTCGCGCCGAGCGGCCGGACGGGATCGAGTGCCCGGTCCGCCTCGCCTGCGAGTGGATCCCCGCGCCGTACGCGGAGTACATCGACAAGGATGGCAACCTCAACTACGGCAACTACGACATCGGCAACCGGCCGGCCCAGCAGAAGATCGAGTACATCATCATCCACGACACCGAGGGCTACTTCGGCCCGAGCGTGCGGCTGGTGCAGGACAAGACCTACCTGGGCTGGCACTACACGCTGCGCTCGGTGGACGGGTACGTCGCCCAGCACATCAAGGCGAAGAACGTCGGCTGGCAGGCCGGCAACTGGTACGTCAACTCCAAGTCGATCGGCATCGAGCACGAGGGCTTCGCCGGCCACGGCACCTGGTACACCGAGGCGATGTACCGGACCTCGGCCAAGCTGGTCCGGCACCTGGCGCTGCGGTTCCAGATCCCGCTGGACCGCCAGCACATCCTCGGCCACGACAACGTGCCCGGCATCCTTCCGGGGAACGTCGCCGGGATGCACTGGGACCCGGGCCCGTACTGGGACTGGTCGCACTACTTCGACCTGATGAAGGCGCCGTTCAAGGGCACCGGCACCCCGCACACCGGCCTGGTCACCATCGACCCGGACTACGCCAGCAACCAGCCGGCCTTCAACGGCTGCAACCAGCAGCCCCCGTACCCCCCGGGCGGGAAGCCCCCGACGGCGGAGCCCTGCCCGCTGCGCGGCTCGTCCTCCGTCATCCTGCGCACCGGCCCGAGCCCGACCGCGCCGCTGGTCAACGACCTGGGGCTGCAGCCGAACGGCAAGCCGAACACGATGTTCATCAAGGACCATGGCGCCCGCGCCTCGGCCGGTCAGACGTACGCCCTCGCCGGCGTCCAGGGGGACTGGACCGCGATCTGGTACCTCGGCCAGAAGGCGTGGTTCTACAACCCGGCCTCCGCGCCGACGGCGAAGTGGGCGAACGGCTTCGTGGTGACCCCCAAGCCCGGGAAGACCAGCATCCCGGTGTACGGGCGGGCCTACCCCGAGCGGGGGGCGTACCCGGCCACCATCCCGTACCAGGCCATCACCCCGCTGCAGTACACCTTCCCGGCGGGTCAGCGGTACGCGGTCGGCGGCGTCCTGCCGGGCGAGTACTACCGGGCGGTCTCGTTCGACGGCTCCGCGCCGGGCGACCGGACCGTGGTCCGCGGTGAGAACCAGTACGTGCAGATCCAGTTCGGCCACCGGGTGATGTACGTCAACCTCGACGACGTGCAGATCCAGCCCGGGGCGGTCGGCGCCCCCCAGTAA
- a CDS encoding C40 family peptidase: MPPDRHAPSHPPLRRIGARRVVRRLLTVVAAVAVGAGLLAAPAHAAPSVDEIDRQIDKQWEQLEPTIENYNKVRAQLKVNKKKSADLEKKMVPLELESTLAMNRVGDIAARYYMTGPSQEIGALLVSTKPDTLGEQLVILDRLAEQQRKQVASVLAVRDKYNAQKKKLDELIATQTKQAEELAAKKKHIDAEIKRLTGMLPKTSIRVEGCPSIDGVVSSAAQTAIKTACAQVGDPYVWGATGPNAFDCSGLTQYAYKAAGIYLTHFTGAQWREGKPVSRDEARPGDLVFFYTDLHHVGLYLGNGLMVHAPRTGKPVQVAQIAYQPVAGFRRPY, encoded by the coding sequence ATGCCTCCTGATCGTCACGCCCCGAGCCACCCCCCTCTCCGACGGATCGGAGCGCGCCGGGTCGTACGCCGTCTCCTCACCGTGGTCGCGGCCGTCGCGGTCGGCGCCGGCCTGCTGGCGGCTCCGGCGCACGCGGCGCCGTCGGTGGACGAGATCGACAGGCAGATCGACAAGCAGTGGGAACAGCTCGAACCCACCATCGAGAACTACAACAAGGTTCGCGCCCAGCTCAAGGTCAACAAGAAGAAGTCGGCGGATCTCGAGAAGAAGATGGTGCCGCTGGAGCTGGAGTCGACCCTGGCGATGAACCGGGTCGGCGACATCGCCGCCCGCTACTACATGACGGGCCCCTCGCAGGAGATCGGGGCACTGCTGGTCAGCACCAAGCCGGACACGCTCGGCGAGCAGCTCGTCATCCTCGACCGGCTGGCCGAGCAGCAGCGCAAGCAGGTCGCCAGCGTGCTCGCCGTCCGCGACAAGTACAACGCGCAGAAGAAGAAGCTCGACGAGCTCATCGCCACCCAGACCAAGCAGGCGGAGGAGCTGGCGGCGAAGAAGAAGCACATCGACGCCGAGATCAAGCGGCTGACCGGGATGCTGCCGAAGACGTCGATCCGGGTCGAGGGCTGCCCGAGCATCGACGGCGTGGTGAGCAGCGCCGCGCAAACCGCGATCAAGACGGCCTGCGCCCAGGTCGGCGACCCGTACGTGTGGGGCGCCACCGGCCCGAACGCGTTTGACTGCTCCGGCCTCACCCAGTACGCCTACAAGGCGGCGGGCATCTACCTCACCCACTTCACCGGCGCCCAGTGGCGGGAGGGCAAGCCGGTGTCCCGCGACGAGGCGCGCCCCGGAGACCTGGTCTTCTTCTATACCGACCTGCACCACGTCGGGCTCTACCTTGGTAACGGGCTGATGGTGCACGCACCCCGGACCGGAAAGCCGGTGCAGGTGGCGCAGATCGCCTACCAGCCGGTCGCCGGCTTCCGTCGGCCCTACTGA
- a CDS encoding hemolysin family protein, with protein MTELLVALLLLLGNAFFVGSEFALIASRRTVIEPLAAGSKRARWALAAMNQIPLMIAGAQLGITVCSLGLGAIAEPALAHLLAAPLEALGLPASGVHPVAFVAALGVVVFLHTVVGEMVPKNITLAGPEPSALWLGPAMLAFCLATKPLLLAMKWSARQVLRAWRVEATDAVKTVFTAEELAGLVSQARTEGLLDAEEHARITGALALHSRTAADALQPWSTVTTVAEDVSPASLEVLATRTGRSRFPVVQRSTRRVLGFVHVKDVLGYAGASRRTPVPPEVYRQLAVVPPDRTLADLLLSMRRERRHMVLVSDGRRPLGVVTLDDVLTAIVGS; from the coding sequence ATGACTGAGCTGCTGGTCGCGCTCCTGCTGCTGCTCGGCAACGCCTTCTTCGTGGGCAGCGAGTTCGCGCTCATCGCCTCCCGGCGTACGGTGATCGAGCCGCTCGCCGCGGGCTCGAAGCGCGCCCGCTGGGCCCTGGCCGCGATGAACCAGATCCCACTGATGATCGCCGGGGCGCAGCTCGGCATCACGGTCTGCTCGCTCGGTCTCGGCGCGATCGCCGAGCCGGCGCTGGCCCACCTGCTGGCCGCGCCGCTCGAGGCGCTCGGCCTGCCGGCCTCCGGGGTGCACCCGGTCGCGTTCGTGGCCGCGCTGGGCGTGGTGGTCTTCCTGCACACGGTGGTCGGCGAGATGGTGCCGAAGAACATCACCCTGGCCGGGCCCGAGCCGTCGGCGCTCTGGCTCGGCCCGGCGATGCTGGCGTTCTGTCTGGCCACCAAACCGCTGCTGCTGGCCATGAAGTGGTCGGCCCGGCAGGTGCTGCGCGCCTGGCGGGTCGAGGCGACGGACGCGGTGAAGACCGTGTTCACGGCCGAGGAGCTGGCCGGTCTGGTCTCGCAGGCGCGTACCGAGGGGCTGCTGGACGCCGAGGAGCACGCCCGGATCACCGGCGCGCTGGCCCTGCACAGCCGTACCGCGGCGGACGCCCTGCAGCCCTGGTCGACGGTCACCACGGTGGCCGAGGACGTCTCACCGGCCTCGCTGGAGGTGCTGGCGACCCGCACCGGCCGGTCGCGCTTCCCGGTGGTGCAGCGGTCCACCCGGCGGGTCCTCGGCTTCGTGCACGTGAAGGACGTGCTCGGGTACGCCGGCGCGAGCCGCCGGACGCCGGTGCCGCCGGAGGTCTACCGGCAGCTGGCGGTCGTGCCGCCCGACCGTACGCTGGCCGACCTGCTGCTCTCGATGCGCCGCGAGCGGCGGCACATGGTGCTGGTGAGCGACGGCCGCCGGCCCCTGGGGGTGGTGACCCTGGACGATGTATTGACCGCAATAGTCGGCTCGTGA
- a CDS encoding hemolysin family protein → MPLVGFVLLTAGNAFFVAAEFALVTVDRPEIDRRAGEGDARAATVRSALRELSFQLSGAQLGITITALLTGYLAEPALARLFAPLLRPIGADRFGGLLALALATLISMLFGELVPKNLALARPMPAALGTAGPMRRFSRAFGWLIRLLNGAANRLVRRLGLEPQEELASARSPEELGLLAAISARAGALPPDTAMLLRRTIRFGDKRAAEAMTPRVDVIALRATATVAELLDLSRQTGRTRFPVYEETLDLVTGVAGVPDALGVPLARRAATTVGAVAREPVYVPESLDLDGVLAALKAAGADLAVVVDEYGGTDGVVTVEDLVEELVGEIADEFDPDAVDDPGPVELTVPGGERTLLVDGVLRADELVEQTGFRLPEGPYETLAGFLLARLGHIPAPGETVEEGGYEFTVVEVERHRIEQVRVVRPEEPDDDD, encoded by the coding sequence TTGCCCCTGGTCGGCTTCGTCCTGCTGACCGCCGGCAACGCGTTCTTCGTCGCGGCCGAGTTCGCCCTCGTCACGGTCGACCGCCCGGAGATCGACCGGCGGGCCGGCGAGGGGGACGCCCGGGCCGCCACGGTACGCAGCGCGCTGCGCGAACTCTCCTTCCAGCTCTCCGGCGCCCAGCTCGGCATCACCATCACCGCGCTGCTCACCGGCTACCTCGCCGAGCCGGCCCTGGCCCGGCTCTTCGCCCCGCTGCTGCGCCCGATCGGCGCTGACCGGTTCGGCGGGCTGCTCGCGCTGGCCCTGGCCACGCTGATCTCGATGCTCTTCGGCGAGCTGGTGCCGAAGAACCTGGCGCTGGCCCGGCCGATGCCGGCCGCGCTCGGCACGGCCGGTCCGATGCGCCGCTTCTCCCGGGCGTTCGGCTGGCTGATCCGGCTGCTGAACGGCGCGGCCAACCGGCTGGTCCGCCGGCTCGGCCTGGAGCCGCAGGAGGAGCTGGCCAGCGCCCGGTCCCCGGAGGAACTGGGGCTGCTCGCCGCCATCTCGGCCCGGGCCGGCGCGCTGCCACCCGACACCGCGATGCTGCTGCGCCGCACCATCCGCTTCGGCGACAAGCGGGCCGCCGAGGCGATGACGCCCCGGGTAGACGTGATCGCGCTGCGGGCCACCGCCACCGTCGCCGAGCTGCTGGACCTGTCCCGGCAGACCGGCCGCACCCGGTTCCCCGTGTACGAGGAGACGCTGGACCTGGTCACCGGGGTCGCCGGGGTGCCGGACGCGCTCGGCGTGCCGCTGGCCCGGCGAGCCGCCACCACCGTCGGGGCGGTGGCCCGCGAGCCGGTGTACGTGCCGGAGAGCCTCGACCTCGACGGCGTGCTCGCGGCCCTGAAGGCGGCCGGCGCCGACCTGGCCGTCGTGGTCGACGAGTACGGCGGCACCGACGGCGTGGTGACCGTCGAGGACCTGGTCGAGGAGCTGGTCGGCGAGATCGCCGACGAGTTCGACCCGGACGCGGTGGACGACCCCGGCCCGGTCGAGCTGACCGTGCCCGGCGGCGAGCGCACCCTGCTGGTGGACGGCGTACTGCGCGCGGACGAGCTGGTCGAGCAGACCGGCTTCCGGCTGCCCGAGGGGCCGTACGAGACCCTCGCCGGCTTCCTGCTGGCCCGGCTCGGGCACATCCCCGCCCCCGGGGAGACGGTCGAGGAGGGCGGGTACGAGTTCACCGTCGTGGAGGTCGAGCGGCACCGGATCGAGCAGGTCCGGGTGGTCCGCCCCGAGGAGCCCGACGACGATGACTGA
- a CDS encoding (Fe-S)-binding protein — MGSVQIVTTILAAAITAVAVGLAVRAVMKMVAVIRLGQPAPERFADKGARTKKMLVETVGHTRMLKWSVVGAAHWFVMVAFIVLSLLVLEAYFEVVTPGGELPIIGPWTVFGLATEIIGVFGLVGILVLMAIRLGNRPTRPAGRSRFTGSTMWQGYFVEWVVLLVLIFGFLIRGFKVATDHFEYPVWAAPVSHALGNALPAWEAGVSVAALIKIVISMSWLIVISLNVTMGVAWHRFLAFPNIFFKREPEKPAGSGLGALRPMMSDGKPLDFEEADPEKDQFGVAQVEQFTWKGLLDFSTCTECGRCQSQCPAWNTGKPLSPKLLVLSLRDHAYAKAPYLLAGGGKDLTGEEKATEEQLANVDVLALAEADRPLIGTAAEGGIIDPEVLWSCTTCGACVEQCPVDIEHVDHIVDMRRYQVLIESSFPSEAGVMLRNLENKGNPWGAPQNTREDWTKGLGFEVPRVGEVEDFEYLFWVGCAGAFEDRAKKTTRAVATLLHEAGVSFAILGEGETCTGDPARRIGNEFVFQMLAQQNVETLNEAFEGREKSKRKIVATCPHCFNTLGNEYGQLGGEFEVVHHTQLLAHLVATGKLTPVQPVDGGLTYHDPCYLGRHNRVFTPPREVLASALGGAEITEMPRNSERSFCCGAGGARMWMEEKIGKRINVDRVEEAMSTGAKTIAVGCPFCSTMLTDGVNGKGAGEQVEVVDVASVLLRSVKPETPAGDKEAEPVAG; from the coding sequence ATGGGCAGCGTCCAGATCGTCACCACGATCCTCGCGGCCGCCATCACCGCGGTGGCGGTGGGGCTTGCGGTACGCGCGGTCATGAAGATGGTGGCCGTCATCCGGCTCGGGCAACCCGCCCCGGAGCGGTTCGCCGACAAGGGCGCCCGTACGAAGAAGATGCTGGTGGAGACCGTCGGTCACACCCGCATGCTCAAGTGGAGCGTGGTGGGCGCCGCGCACTGGTTCGTGATGGTCGCGTTCATCGTGCTGTCGCTGCTGGTGCTCGAGGCGTACTTCGAGGTGGTCACGCCGGGCGGCGAGCTGCCGATCATCGGGCCCTGGACGGTCTTCGGCCTGGCCACCGAGATCATCGGGGTGTTCGGCCTGGTCGGCATCCTGGTGCTGATGGCGATCCGGCTGGGTAACCGGCCCACCCGGCCCGCCGGCCGGTCCCGGTTCACCGGCTCGACCATGTGGCAGGGCTACTTCGTCGAGTGGGTCGTGCTGCTGGTCCTGATCTTCGGCTTCCTGATCCGCGGCTTCAAGGTCGCCACCGACCACTTCGAGTACCCGGTCTGGGCCGCCCCGGTCAGCCACGCGCTGGGCAACGCGCTCCCGGCCTGGGAGGCCGGCGTCAGCGTCGCCGCGCTCATCAAGATCGTCATCTCGATGAGCTGGCTCATCGTGATCTCGCTGAACGTCACCATGGGCGTCGCCTGGCACCGCTTCCTGGCCTTCCCCAACATCTTCTTCAAGCGCGAGCCGGAGAAGCCGGCCGGCTCCGGCCTGGGCGCGCTGCGGCCGATGATGAGCGACGGCAAGCCGCTCGACTTCGAGGAGGCCGACCCGGAGAAGGACCAGTTCGGCGTCGCCCAGGTCGAGCAGTTCACCTGGAAGGGCCTGCTGGACTTCAGCACCTGCACCGAGTGCGGTCGCTGCCAGTCGCAGTGCCCGGCCTGGAACACCGGCAAGCCGCTGTCGCCGAAGCTGCTGGTGCTGAGCCTGCGCGACCACGCGTACGCGAAGGCGCCCTACCTGCTGGCCGGTGGCGGCAAGGACCTGACCGGCGAGGAGAAGGCCACCGAGGAACAGCTCGCGAACGTCGACGTGCTGGCCCTGGCCGAGGCCGACCGGCCGCTGATCGGCACCGCCGCCGAGGGCGGGATCATCGACCCGGAGGTGCTCTGGTCCTGCACCACCTGCGGCGCCTGCGTCGAGCAGTGCCCGGTGGACATCGAGCACGTCGACCACATCGTCGACATGCGCCGCTACCAGGTGCTGATTGAGTCGAGCTTCCCCTCCGAGGCCGGCGTCATGCTGCGCAACCTGGAGAACAAGGGCAACCCGTGGGGCGCCCCGCAGAACACCCGCGAGGACTGGACCAAGGGCCTCGGCTTCGAGGTGCCCCGGGTCGGCGAGGTCGAGGACTTCGAGTACCTGTTCTGGGTCGGCTGCGCCGGCGCGTTCGAGGACCGGGCCAAGAAGACCACCCGCGCGGTCGCCACCCTGCTGCACGAGGCCGGCGTCTCCTTCGCCATCCTCGGCGAGGGCGAGACCTGCACCGGTGACCCGGCCCGCCGGATCGGCAACGAGTTCGTCTTCCAGATGCTCGCTCAGCAGAACGTCGAGACGCTGAACGAGGCGTTCGAGGGCCGGGAGAAGAGCAAGCGCAAGATCGTCGCCACCTGCCCGCACTGCTTCAACACCCTCGGCAACGAGTACGGGCAGCTCGGCGGCGAGTTCGAGGTGGTGCACCACACCCAGCTCCTGGCCCACCTGGTCGCCACCGGCAAGCTCACCCCGGTGCAGCCGGTCGACGGCGGCCTGACCTACCACGACCCCTGCTACCTGGGTCGGCACAACCGGGTCTTCACCCCGCCGCGCGAGGTCCTCGCCAGCGCGTTGGGCGGCGCCGAGATCACCGAGATGCCGCGTAACAGCGAGCGCTCCTTCTGCTGCGGCGCCGGCGGCGCCCGGATGTGGATGGAGGAGAAGATCGGCAAGCGGATCAACGTGGACCGGGTCGAGGAGGCCATGTCCACCGGGGCGAAGACCATCGCGGTCGGTTGCCCGTTCTGCTCGACGATGCTCACCGACGGGGTCAACGGCAAGGGCGCCGGCGAGCAGGTCGAGGTCGTCGACGTGGCCAGCGTGCTGCTCCGCTCGGTCAAGCCGGAGACCCCGGCCGGGGACAAGGAGGCCGAGCCGGTCGCCGGCTGA